Proteins encoded together in one Asterias rubens chromosome 4, eAstRub1.3, whole genome shotgun sequence window:
- the LOC117289225 gene encoding N-acetylgalactosamine-6-sulfatase-like isoform X1: protein MRKTVNMARKCMFFVHFFMWLSVVDSASQKPNIIIMMMDDMGWGDLGILGQPAKETPHLDQMAAEGTLMTDFYAANPLCSPSRAALLSGRLPIRNGFYTTNQHARNAYVPQFLDGGIQDGEVLLPELLRTVGYKSKIIGKWHLGHQTQYLPLKHGFDEFFGSPNCHFGPYNNIGTPNIPVYKNQDMAGRYYDDFIITKAGESNLTQLYIKDALLFIKEQYETDTPFFLYWAPDSTHRPHYASKTYLGSSQRGLYGDSVRELDDGVGQILSILQKLGVDRNSFVFFTSDNGAPLNPRFDCGSNGPFLCGKETTFEGGMREPAIAWWPGTIKAGQVSHQLGSIMDLFTTSLSIAGLKPPSDRIIDGTDLLPHLINGTVDLNKPIYYYRGNEMMAVRIGLYKAHYWTWTNSISEFLERGVNFCRGENVTGVMTHEQTNHSSSPLLFHLGRDPGEKYPISNSTQEYKDVIIEIMNVVKDHKDKLIPGEPQLNICDAAVQNWAPPGCEKLGDCLPIPKSNPYKCGWPH from the exons ATGCGGAAGACTGTCAACATGGCTCGAAAATGCATGTTTTTCGTCCATTTCTTCATGTGGCTGAGTGTAGTAGACTCAGCATCtcaaaaaccaaatattattattatgatgatgGATGAT ATGGGTTGGGGTGACCTTGGAATCTTGGGTCAACCAGCTAAAGAGACTCCACATCTTGATCAGATGGCAGCAGAGGGAACTTTGATGACAGATTTTTATGCGGCTAACCCTCTTTGCTCACCAT CACGTGCTGCTCTTCTGAGTGGGAGGCTTCCAATTCGAAATGGTTTCTACACGACCAATCAGCATGCTCGTAATGCGTATGTGCCACAGTTTCTTGATGGTGGGATTCAAGATGGTGAAGTTCTATTGCCAGAACTTTTACGCACAGTTGGATATAAGAGCAAGATTATTGGCAAATG gCATTTGGGCCACCAGACACAGTATTTACCGTTGAAACATGGCTTTGATGAGTTTTTTGGGTCACCTAATTGCCACTTTGGACCATACAACAACATTGGTACACCCAATATTCCTGTGTACAAGAATCAGGACATGGCTGGCCGTTACTATGATGACTTCATTATAACAAAAGCAGGAGAGTCTAACCTAACACAGTTGTATATTAAG GATGCATTATTGTTCATTAAAGAGCAATACGAGACAGACACTCCATTCTTCCTGTATTGGGCCCCAGATTCCACTCATAGACCTCACTATGCATCTAAGACCTATCTTGGCTCAAGCCAACGTGGTTTATATGGTGACTCTGTACGGGAATTAGATGACGGTGTTGGGCAGATTTTATCCATTCTGCAAAAACTTGGGGTCGACAGAAattcttttgtatttttcaCATCGGATAATGGGGCACCATTAAATCCTCGTTTTGATT GTGGCAGTAATGGACCATTCTTATGTGGTAAAGAGACAACATTCGAAGGTGGAATGAGAGAGCCAGCCATTGCATGGTGGCCTGGAACAATCAAAGCTGGACAG GTATCCCATCAGTTAGGAAGCATCATGGATCTATTTACTACGTCTCTGAGTATTGCTGGATTGAAGCCACCTTCTGATCGGATTATTGATGGTACTGATCTCCTGCCTCATCTTATCAATGGAACCGTTGATCTAAACAAACCAATTTACTATTACCGTGGTAATGAGATGATGGCTGTACGGATTGGTTTATACAAGGCACACTACTGGACATGGACCAACTCAATTTCAGAGTTTCTTGAACGG GGTGTGAATTTTTGTCGAGGAGAAAATGTGACAGGAGTGATGACTCATGAGCAGACCAATCACAGCTCTTCTCCACTTCTCTTTCATCTTGGTCGAGACCCTGGAGAGAAATATCCTATCAG CAATTCAACCCAGGAGTATAAGGATGTAATTATAGAAATAATGAACGTGGTCAAGGACCATAAAGACAAGCTCATACCCGGTGAACCACAGCTCAATATTTGTGATGCTGCAGTACAG AATTGGGCCCCACCAGGATGTGAGAAATTAGGGGATTGTCTCCCAATACCAAAGTCCAATCCTTATAAGTGTGGATGGCCTCACTAA
- the LOC117289225 gene encoding N-acetylgalactosamine-6-sulfatase-like isoform X3, whose translation MRKTVNMARKCMFFVHFFMWLSVVDSASQKPNIIIMMMDDMGWGDLGILGQPAKETPHLDQMAAEGTLMTDFYAANPLCSPSRAALLSGRLPIRNGFYTTNQHARNAYVPQFLDGGIQDGEVLLPELLRTVGYKSKIIGKWHLGHQTQYLPLKHGFDEFFGSPNCHFGPYNNIGTPNIPVYKNQDMAGRYYDDFIITKAGESNLTQLYIKEAISFIDEQHASSNPFLLYWVPDSTHTPLYASEPYHGTSQRGLYGDAVRELDDGVGQILARIKKHGITKNTFAFFTSDNGGAAYAREKGGSNGPFLCGKETTFEGGMREPAIAWWPGTIKAGQVSHQLGSIMDLFTTSLSIAGLKPPSDRIIDGTDLLPHLINGTVDLNKPIYYYRGNEMMAVRIGLYKAHYWTWTNSISEFLERGVNFCRGENVTGVMTHEQTNHSSSPLLFHLGRDPGEKYPISNSTQEYKDVIIEIMNVVKDHKDKLIPGEPQLNICDAAVQNWAPPGCEKLGDCLPIPKSNPYKCGWPH comes from the exons ATGCGGAAGACTGTCAACATGGCTCGAAAATGCATGTTTTTCGTCCATTTCTTCATGTGGCTGAGTGTAGTAGACTCAGCATCtcaaaaaccaaatattattattatgatgatgGATGAT ATGGGTTGGGGTGACCTTGGAATCTTGGGTCAACCAGCTAAAGAGACTCCACATCTTGATCAGATGGCAGCAGAGGGAACTTTGATGACAGATTTTTATGCGGCTAACCCTCTTTGCTCACCAT CACGTGCTGCTCTTCTGAGTGGGAGGCTTCCAATTCGAAATGGTTTCTACACGACCAATCAGCATGCTCGTAATGCGTATGTGCCACAGTTTCTTGATGGTGGGATTCAAGATGGTGAAGTTCTATTGCCAGAACTTTTACGCACAGTTGGATATAAGAGCAAGATTATTGGCAAATG gCATTTGGGCCACCAGACACAGTATTTACCGTTGAAACATGGCTTTGATGAGTTTTTTGGGTCACCTAATTGCCACTTTGGACCATACAACAACATTGGTACACCCAATATTCCTGTGTACAAGAATCAGGACATGGCTGGCCGTTACTATGATGACTTCATTATAACAAAAGCAGGAGAGTCTAACCTAACACAGTTGTATATTAAG gaGGCAATCAGCTTTATTGATGAACAACATGCAAGCAGCAATCCATTTCTTTTGTACTGGGTCCCAGACTCCACGCATACACCATTGTATGCTTCAGAGCCTTATCACGGCACCAGCCAGAGAGGTCTTTACGGAGACGCAGTGAGAGAGCTAGATGATGGCGTGGGTCAGATCCTAGCCAGGATCAAGAAGCATGGGATTACTAAGAATACCTTTGCATTTTTCACATCTGATAATGGTGGGGCGGCTTATGCCAGAGAAAAGG GTGGCAGTAATGGACCATTCTTATGTGGTAAAGAGACAACATTCGAAGGTGGAATGAGAGAGCCAGCCATTGCATGGTGGCCTGGAACAATCAAAGCTGGACAG GTATCCCATCAGTTAGGAAGCATCATGGATCTATTTACTACGTCTCTGAGTATTGCTGGATTGAAGCCACCTTCTGATCGGATTATTGATGGTACTGATCTCCTGCCTCATCTTATCAATGGAACCGTTGATCTAAACAAACCAATTTACTATTACCGTGGTAATGAGATGATGGCTGTACGGATTGGTTTATACAAGGCACACTACTGGACATGGACCAACTCAATTTCAGAGTTTCTTGAACGG GGTGTGAATTTTTGTCGAGGAGAAAATGTGACAGGAGTGATGACTCATGAGCAGACCAATCACAGCTCTTCTCCACTTCTCTTTCATCTTGGTCGAGACCCTGGAGAGAAATATCCTATCAG CAATTCAACCCAGGAGTATAAGGATGTAATTATAGAAATAATGAACGTGGTCAAGGACCATAAAGACAAGCTCATACCCGGTGAACCACAGCTCAATATTTGTGATGCTGCAGTACAG AATTGGGCCCCACCAGGATGTGAGAAATTAGGGGATTGTCTCCCAATACCAAAGTCCAATCCTTATAAGTGTGGATGGCCTCACTAA
- the LOC117289225 gene encoding N-acetylgalactosamine-6-sulfatase-like isoform X2: MRKTVNMARKCMFFVHFFMWLSVVDSASQKPNIIIMMMDDMGWGDLGILGQPAKETPHLDQMAAEGTLMTDFYAANPLCSPSRAALLSGRLPIRNGFYTTNQHARNAYVPQFLDGGIQDGEVLLPELLRTVGYKSKIIGKWHLGHQTQYLPLKHGFDEFFGSPNCHFGPYNNIGTPNIPVYKNQDMAGRYYDDFIITKAGESNLTQLYIKEALSFIEAQHIASEPFLLYWVPDATHTPLYASKSFLGKSQRGLYGDAVQELDNGVGQILQKLKDMGIDQNTFAFFTSDNGAALVGKFHGGSNGPFLCGKETTFEGGMREPAIAWWPGTIKAGQVSHQLGSIMDLFTTSLSIAGLKPPSDRIIDGTDLLPHLINGTVDLNKPIYYYRGNEMMAVRIGLYKAHYWTWTNSISEFLERGVNFCRGENVTGVMTHEQTNHSSSPLLFHLGRDPGEKYPISNSTQEYKDVIIEIMNVVKDHKDKLIPGEPQLNICDAAVQNWAPPGCEKLGDCLPIPKSNPYKCGWPH; this comes from the exons ATGCGGAAGACTGTCAACATGGCTCGAAAATGCATGTTTTTCGTCCATTTCTTCATGTGGCTGAGTGTAGTAGACTCAGCATCtcaaaaaccaaatattattattatgatgatgGATGAT ATGGGTTGGGGTGACCTTGGAATCTTGGGTCAACCAGCTAAAGAGACTCCACATCTTGATCAGATGGCAGCAGAGGGAACTTTGATGACAGATTTTTATGCGGCTAACCCTCTTTGCTCACCAT CACGTGCTGCTCTTCTGAGTGGGAGGCTTCCAATTCGAAATGGTTTCTACACGACCAATCAGCATGCTCGTAATGCGTATGTGCCACAGTTTCTTGATGGTGGGATTCAAGATGGTGAAGTTCTATTGCCAGAACTTTTACGCACAGTTGGATATAAGAGCAAGATTATTGGCAAATG gCATTTGGGCCACCAGACACAGTATTTACCGTTGAAACATGGCTTTGATGAGTTTTTTGGGTCACCTAATTGCCACTTTGGACCATACAACAACATTGGTACACCCAATATTCCTGTGTACAAGAATCAGGACATGGCTGGCCGTTACTATGATGACTTCATTATAACAAAAGCAGGAGAGTCTAACCTAACACAGTTGTATATTAAG GAAGCGCTTAGCTTTATTGAGGCTCAACATATAGCTAGTGAACCCTTCTTGCTGTATTGGGTTCCTGATGCAACTCACACTCCTCTTTACGCATCCAAATCGTTCCTGGGCAAAAGCCAACGTGGTCTCTATGGTGATGCTGTGCAGGAATTAGATAATGGAGTTGGGCAAATCCTCCAAAAATTGAAAGATATGGGTATCGACCAAAACACCTTTGCATTCTTCACTTCTGACAATGGTGCTGCTCTGGTAGGAAAGTTCCATG GTGGCAGTAATGGACCATTCTTATGTGGTAAAGAGACAACATTCGAAGGTGGAATGAGAGAGCCAGCCATTGCATGGTGGCCTGGAACAATCAAAGCTGGACAG GTATCCCATCAGTTAGGAAGCATCATGGATCTATTTACTACGTCTCTGAGTATTGCTGGATTGAAGCCACCTTCTGATCGGATTATTGATGGTACTGATCTCCTGCCTCATCTTATCAATGGAACCGTTGATCTAAACAAACCAATTTACTATTACCGTGGTAATGAGATGATGGCTGTACGGATTGGTTTATACAAGGCACACTACTGGACATGGACCAACTCAATTTCAGAGTTTCTTGAACGG GGTGTGAATTTTTGTCGAGGAGAAAATGTGACAGGAGTGATGACTCATGAGCAGACCAATCACAGCTCTTCTCCACTTCTCTTTCATCTTGGTCGAGACCCTGGAGAGAAATATCCTATCAG CAATTCAACCCAGGAGTATAAGGATGTAATTATAGAAATAATGAACGTGGTCAAGGACCATAAAGACAAGCTCATACCCGGTGAACCACAGCTCAATATTTGTGATGCTGCAGTACAG AATTGGGCCCCACCAGGATGTGAGAAATTAGGGGATTGTCTCCCAATACCAAAGTCCAATCCTTATAAGTGTGGATGGCCTCACTAA